Sequence from the Maribellus comscasis genome:
CCAAAAGACTTTTTAAAGGCGAATGAGAAATGAGACAAATTCTCAAAGCCCAATTCTATATAAATTTCAGACGGTTTTCTATTCTTTTCTTCTATTAGAAAATAAGCCTCCTGCAGTCTTTTTTGCACTAACCAGTGGCTGGGTGAATCATTAAATATGTACTTGAAATCACGTTTAAAAGCTGACAAACTTCGTCCCGTCATAAATGCAAACCGTTCAATACCGACATTGAATTTGTAATTACGGTTCATAAACTCCTCCAGGTTTATTTTTTCAGGAATACCAAAATCAAAAAACACACCGGCTAATTCTGGTTGCGACTGGAGTATAATGATTAATAATTCTTCCCTTTTTACATCTGCAAAAATTTTGTCAATTTTTCCTTCTCCCTTGTAATATGGTTTTAACGATCGGACAAAGTCAGGTATCAGTTTATTTTTTTCAATAGGAATAAAAGTTTCAGCTAATGGAGATTTTGTGGCTGATATTTTGTGTTTTTGCTGAAATTTTCTGAGAAATACTTCATCGAAAATGACGGCTACTTTTTCATAATCTCCGTTCTCTTTTTGTTTATTGTACCGAGCCAAACGATTTTTTCGGAGAAGACAATATTCGTCTGGTTTTAACGTGTACTTTTTACTTCCGTCATAACCCAACATAAGCCCTTTCGCCAGATACAAAAAGATATGCTCCGGGATAAATTGCTCCGGAGAAATCTCCGGTCCGAGATGACACGATTTTATTTCTTCTTTCATTTAATAATGCCGAATTTTATTAAACTGGCGGCCGTATCAGTAATAACAACTTCCCTGCTTCTTGGTTTCCAATTCAAAACCTGCTTTGCCTTTTCGTTTGACAATATTTTTACTTTCCCCACTTGAGCAGAAACGGATTTAAACTCTGGCTTAAACAAAGACGCAAATCTCACAATCCAATTGGGCATTACCTTTTTTGTGATTCTTTGCGAAAATTTATTTTTTTGAGTCTTTAGTATTTTAGCAACCTCTGGAAAAGACGCAGTGCCATCGGAAGTTGCTAAAAATCGCTGCCCATTCGCTTTAGGATTTGTCATTGCCTTGATATGAATGTCAGCCACGTCGCGAACATCTACAATACCAAAACTGATTTTTGGTGTTGACTTCATTTTCCCATTCATCAACTGTTCTATCATTTTGATGGAACTGGAAAAATCTTTGCCTAAAACAGGTCCAAAAATCCCAACAGGATTGATAACTGTTAATTCTAAATTCCCACCTTCATTTCTGATAAAGTCCCATGCCGAACGCTCTGCAAGCGTCTTTGATTTAATGTAAGCCGGAATATTGGTATTCGGGTCTGTCCAGTCTTTTTCTGTAAAAACATGGCTTTTAGGGTCAATACTGTAGCCTATAGCGGCAAAAGAAGACGTTAATACAACACGTTTTACACCTGCATTTCTTGCAGCTTTCAAAACCCGCAATGCTCCTTCCCGGGCAGGAATAATAAGTTCATCCTCATTTTTTGGCTCACCAGAAGGAAAAGGTGATGAGACATGTAAAACATATTTACAATCTTTTACCGCTTCATCCCAATTATCATCTTTAATTAAATCTGTCTCAAAAAATTCAAGGTTATCAAACGAAGTAATACCTCCATTTTTAAGCATTTCAAATACTTCTCTTTTTCTGTTCAGATTACGGATTGTTGTTTTTACCTTGTACTCTTTTTGCAATAGTTGCAGAATGATATGAATACCTACAAAACCGGTTCCACCTGTTACTAAAATTGTGTCTCTGTTTTTCATTTTTTTAATTTT
This genomic interval carries:
- a CDS encoding SDR family oxidoreductase; protein product: MKNRDTILVTGGTGFVGIHIILQLLQKEYKVKTTIRNLNRKREVFEMLKNGGITSFDNLEFFETDLIKDDNWDEAVKDCKYVLHVSSPFPSGEPKNEDELIIPAREGALRVLKAARNAGVKRVVLTSSFAAIGYSIDPKSHVFTEKDWTDPNTNIPAYIKSKTLAERSAWDFIRNEGGNLELTVINPVGIFGPVLGKDFSSSIKMIEQLMNGKMKSTPKISFGIVDVRDVADIHIKAMTNPKANGQRFLATSDGTASFPEVAKILKTQKNKFSQRITKKVMPNWIVRFASLFKPEFKSVSAQVGKVKILSNEKAKQVLNWKPRSREVVITDTAASLIKFGIIK
- a CDS encoding helix-turn-helix domain-containing protein, translating into MKEEIKSCHLGPEISPEQFIPEHIFLYLAKGLMLGYDGSKKYTLKPDEYCLLRKNRLARYNKQKENGDYEKVAVIFDEVFLRKFQQKHKISATKSPLAETFIPIEKNKLIPDFVRSLKPYYKGEGKIDKIFADVKREELLIIILQSQPELAGVFFDFGIPEKINLEEFMNRNYKFNVGIERFAFMTGRSLSAFKRDFKYIFNDSPSHWLVQKRLQEAYFLIEEKNRKPSEIYIELGFENLSHFSFAFKKSFGQTPGELTGKKRNSTAKN